One genomic window of Euleptes europaea isolate rEulEur1 chromosome 8, rEulEur1.hap1, whole genome shotgun sequence includes the following:
- the LOC130481860 gene encoding mas-related G-protein coupled receptor member H-like has translation MTNSSLVSNIYEDADSALYDDFFNSSMYNPEWIQELIDYHFIVIVAFVVFIFTFLTCIFGIVGNGVVIWLLGFCMKRNPFTTYILNLAIADIGVLICSILGNIIISIALCSEVHPLSPLGFYIFACIYSSLYITDQLLLTTISIDRCVAVLFPVWHRCHRPPRLSSIVCVFIWVLSFLLSGSDTLLTLANQSMLLEFVVNVAICTPLMAVSTVILFVKICTKSQQRKRGKLLMVIFLALFLFLMFGSPVNYCYVLTYYYILDGTDIRMIIIPAMAAFVCTVLNCSVNPLIYFLVGRKKKGRFRFSMKVAFQRVFKEEDKCRGQEGLQAETEF, from the exons ATGACTAATTCAAGTCTGGTATCCAATATCTATGAGGATGCTGACTCAGCACTTTATGACGACTTCTTTAATAGCTCAATGTACAACCCAGAATGGATCCAGGAACTGATCGACTATCATTTTATAGTAATTGTTGCCTTCGTTGTCTTCATCTTCACATTTCTAACCTGCATTTTTGGAATTGTGGGGAACGGAGTCGTCATCTGGCTTCTTGGCTTCTGCATGAAGAGGAATCCCTTCACGACCTACATCCTGAACTTGGCTATTGCTGATATTGGAGTCCTCATATGCAGCATTTTGGGAAATATAATTATAAGCATAGCCCTTTGTAGTGAAGTGCATCCCTTGTCTCCCTTGGGATTTTACATATTCGCTTGTATATACTCATCACTGTATATCACTGACCAACTTCTGCTGACAACCATCAGCATTGACAGGTGCGTGGCTGTCCTCTTCCCAGTTTGGCATCGATGCCACCGGCCACCACGCTTGTCCAGTATTGTGTGTGTCTTCATATGGGTCCTCTCCTTCCTGCTTAGTGGATCGGACACGCTTCTCACACTTGCAAATCAATCCATGCTCCTTGAATTTGTTGTGAACGTTGCAATTTGTACTCCGCTCATGGCTGTCTCcactgtcatcttgtttgttaaAATATGCACTAAATCCCAGCAACGTAAACGGGGAAAGCTTTTAATGGTAATTTTCCTTGCCCTCTTCCTTTTTCTTATGTTTGGTTCTCCTGTGAATTACTGTTATGTCCTCACTTACTATTACATTTTGGATGGCACCGAT ATACGTATGATTATAATTCCTGCCATGGCTGCTTTTGTATGTACGGTTCTCAACTGCAGTGTTAACCCATTGATATATTTCTTagtggggagaaagaagaagggcCGATTTAGGTTTTCCATGAAAGTCGCCTTCCAGAGGGTTTTTAAGGAGGAAGATAAATGCAGAGGGCAAGAAGGACTTCAAGCTGAAACCGAGTtttga
- the LOC130481861 gene encoding mas-related G-protein coupled receptor member H-like has protein sequence MTNSSLVSNIYEDADSALYDDFFNSSMYNPEWIHELIFNYHFILIVAFIIFIFAFLTCLFGIVGNGVVIWLLGFCMKRNPFTTYILNLAIADIGVLICSILGSIIISIALCSDMHPFSPLGFYIFACAYSLLYITDQLLLTAISVDRCVAVLFPVWHRCHRPPRLSGIVCVFIWVLSFLLSGSDMLLTLANQSMLLEFVVNVAICTPLMAVSTVVLFVKICTKSQQRKRGKLLMVIFLALFLFLMFGSPVNYCYVLTYYYILDDTEGTSLFHVRMIIIPAMAAFACTVLNCSVNPLIYFLVGRKKKGRFRLSMKVAFQRVFKEEENCRGQEGLQAETEF, from the exons ATGACTAATTCAAGTCTGGTATCCAATATCTATGAGGATGCTGACTCAGCACTTTATGACGACTTCTTTAATAGCTCAATGTACAACCCAGAATGGATCCATGAACTGATCTTCAACTATCATTTTATACTAATTGTTGCCTTCATTATCTTCATCTTCGCATTTCTAACCTGCCTTTTTGGAATTGTGGGGAACGGAGTCGTCATCTGGCTTCTTGGCTTCTGCATGAAGAGGAATCCCTTCACGACCTACATCCTGAACTTGGCTATTGCTGATATTGGAGTCCTCATATGCAGCATTTTGGGATCTATAATTATCAGCATAGCCCTTTGTAGTGACATGCATCCCTTTTCTCCCTTGGGATTTTACATATTCGCTTGTGCATACTCATTACTCTATATCACTGATCAACTTCTGCTGACAGCCATCAGCGTCGACAGGTGCGTGGCTGTCCTCTTCCCAGTTTGGCATCGATGCCACCGGCCACCACGCTTGTCCGGTATTGTGTGTGTCTTCATATGGGTCCTCTCCTTCCTGCTTAGTGGATCGGACATGCTTCTCACACTTGCAAATCAATCCATGCTCCTTGAATTTGTTGTGAACGTTGCAATTTGTACTCCGCTCATGGCTGTCTCcactgtcgtcttgtttgttaaAATATGCACTAAATCCCAGCAACGTAAACGGGGAAAGCTTTTAATGGTAATTTTCCTTGCCCTCTTCCTTTTTCTTATGTTTGGTTCTCCTGTGAATTACTGTTATGTCCTCACTTACTATTACATTTTGGATGACACCGAAGGAACGTCACTGTTCCAT GTACGTATGATTATAATTCCTGCAATGGCCGCTTTTGCATGTACGGTTCTCAACTGCAGTGTTAACCCATTGATATATTTCTTagtggggagaaagaagaagggtCGATTTAGGCTTTCCATGAAAGTCGCCTTCCAGAGGGTTTTTAAGGAGGAAGAAAACTGCAGAGGGCAAGAAGGACTCCAAGCTGAAACCGAGTTCTGA